The following are encoded together in the Xanthomonas sacchari genome:
- a CDS encoding folate-binding protein YgfZ yields MPDNLNLESGGFSALPHLQYVALRGPDAAAFAHAQFANDVQALAPGQWQWNAWLTAKGRVIAVFALLRQADDALLMLLADGGAEELATALGRFVFRRKLRVTVEDTLHAFGRLSVPEQARGAASARDEAGVIELDMGGDGLPRTLRLVPAPVADAPAADPALAQAWRAADLRLGLARLAPSQREQWTPQQLGLDRLHAFSVKKGCYPGQEIVARTHFLGKAKRAAQLLEVDATVAIDAPVLRDGQPFGSVVSVAGTLALAVLPLEEAPPAGLDVDGHPARWQPLVDGLAR; encoded by the coding sequence GTGCCTGACAACCTGAATCTGGAATCCGGCGGTTTTTCCGCCTTGCCACACCTGCAATACGTCGCCTTGCGCGGTCCGGATGCAGCGGCCTTCGCCCATGCGCAATTCGCCAACGACGTGCAGGCGCTGGCACCCGGGCAATGGCAATGGAACGCCTGGCTCACCGCCAAGGGCCGGGTGATCGCGGTGTTTGCGCTACTTCGCCAGGCCGACGACGCCTTGCTGATGCTGCTGGCCGACGGCGGCGCCGAGGAACTGGCGACGGCACTGGGCCGCTTCGTGTTCCGGCGCAAACTGCGCGTCACGGTCGAGGACACGCTGCATGCCTTCGGTCGTTTGAGCGTACCCGAGCAGGCCCGGGGCGCGGCGTCGGCGCGCGATGAGGCCGGCGTGATCGAACTGGACATGGGCGGCGACGGCCTGCCGCGCACCCTGCGCCTGGTGCCGGCGCCGGTCGCGGATGCGCCGGCCGCCGACCCGGCGCTGGCGCAGGCCTGGCGCGCGGCCGACCTGCGCCTGGGCCTGGCCCGGCTTGCGCCGAGCCAGCGCGAACAATGGACGCCGCAGCAGTTGGGCCTGGACCGGCTGCACGCCTTCAGCGTCAAGAAGGGCTGCTACCCCGGCCAGGAAATCGTCGCCCGCACCCACTTCTTGGGCAAGGCCAAGCGCGCCGCGCAGTTGCTGGAAGTGGATGCGACCGTCGCCATCGACGCACCGGTGCTGCGCGACGGCCAGCCGTTCGGCAGCGTGGTCAGCGTCGCCGGCACCCTGGCATTGGCGGTGCTGCCGCTCGAGGAGGCGCCGCCGGCGGGACTGGACGTCGACGGCCACCCCGCACGGTGGCAGCCACTGGTCGACGGCCTGGCGCGCTGA
- a CDS encoding DNA internalization-related competence protein ComEC/Rec2 → MQLAAEAVSRRDVAGVGGSRWPAPAPFGAAVAASLAAGVLAALWLPRLLPWPLAVAILLVGASLYVAAPRWRWLGAFAIGAGWLALVAGMVLARQLPADWEKRVVDVRGQVVELPQAETRRTRFLFRVGNDAAQPAPVRGRLLQLAWYDDFGTHQAGPRSALRAGARWQLKVRLRAPRGLSNPGGFDAEAYALAQRISASGYVVVPRVAAQLTPGQGIDAWRAEMSARIAAAVPQASARYVQALALGDTRRLDDRDWRILRAAGLTHLIAISGFHVGLVAGAFALLGGGLWRLWPQLGRYWPRRQAAAALALLGAGGYTLVSGMALPTVRTALMIAVVVAARLWRRPVRVVDALALAAIAMLLCDPLAVLSAGFWLSFLGVAWLAWCMPDAGRGWRETLRSFLTAQGVATVGLLPVSTMLFGQASLVGPLANLLAIPWWSLVVVPLALLGTALEALHAGTGVWLWRLAAACFDLTWPLFVALGESRFALRWLPEARDWALPLALLGAFWLLLPRAVPGKPLAALLWLPLLHPPLERPRPGEVDLVMFDVGQGLSLLVRTAHHQLLYDTGPAVEDGYDAGERVVVPALHALGVARLDRAVISHGDNDHAGGLAAVRAALPVGLVQAPAGAPLPVDRACVAGEAWEWDGVRFQFLHPARHFPYLRNESSCVLRVETAHGALLLAGDIGDVVERTLLREAPQALRADVVVAPHHGSAHSSQPAFVAATSARLVLVSAAYGNRFGHPHPGVVARWQAAGAEVADTPQGGALRVWLGRAGLQLRERRPWRARLWDAAERARAAAILSASERTAERAGGLRRVGTGQGRWLADGAVAAVGRGRAGDRPGAVLEPAP, encoded by the coding sequence ATGCAACTGGCAGCAGAGGCCGTGTCGCGTCGAGACGTCGCTGGCGTTGGCGGGTCGCGCTGGCCGGCACCGGCGCCGTTCGGCGCTGCGGTCGCGGCCAGCCTCGCCGCCGGTGTGCTGGCCGCGCTGTGGCTGCCGCGCCTGCTGCCCTGGCCGCTGGCCGTGGCGATCCTGCTCGTCGGGGCGTCGCTGTACGTGGCGGCGCCGCGCTGGCGCTGGCTGGGGGCGTTCGCGATCGGTGCCGGCTGGCTGGCGTTGGTCGCCGGCATGGTGCTGGCAAGGCAGTTGCCGGCCGACTGGGAAAAGCGCGTGGTCGACGTCCGTGGCCAGGTGGTGGAACTGCCGCAGGCGGAGACCCGCCGCACCCGCTTCCTGTTCCGCGTAGGCAACGACGCGGCGCAGCCGGCGCCGGTGCGCGGGCGCCTGCTGCAATTGGCGTGGTACGACGACTTCGGCACGCACCAAGCCGGGCCGCGCAGCGCCCTGCGCGCCGGCGCGCGCTGGCAGTTGAAAGTGCGCCTGCGTGCACCGCGCGGCTTGAGCAATCCGGGCGGCTTCGATGCCGAGGCCTATGCGCTGGCGCAGCGGATCAGCGCCAGCGGCTACGTGGTGGTGCCGCGTGTGGCAGCGCAACTGACGCCGGGTCAGGGCATCGACGCCTGGCGTGCGGAGATGTCCGCACGCATCGCCGCGGCCGTGCCGCAGGCCTCGGCGCGCTACGTGCAGGCACTGGCGCTGGGCGACACGCGGCGCCTGGACGATCGCGACTGGCGCATCCTGCGTGCCGCCGGCCTGACCCATCTCATCGCCATTTCCGGCTTCCATGTTGGCCTGGTCGCCGGTGCCTTCGCACTGCTCGGCGGTGGCCTGTGGCGGCTGTGGCCGCAACTGGGCCGCTACTGGCCGCGCCGCCAGGCCGCGGCGGCGCTGGCGCTGCTCGGGGCCGGCGGCTACACCCTGGTGTCGGGCATGGCCCTGCCGACCGTGCGCACCGCGCTGATGATCGCCGTGGTGGTCGCGGCCCGGCTGTGGCGGCGGCCGGTGCGGGTGGTCGACGCGCTGGCGCTGGCGGCGATCGCCATGCTGCTCTGCGACCCGCTGGCGGTGCTCTCGGCCGGCTTCTGGCTGAGCTTCCTCGGCGTCGCCTGGCTGGCCTGGTGCATGCCCGACGCCGGGCGCGGCTGGCGCGAGACGCTGCGCAGTTTCCTGACCGCGCAGGGCGTGGCCACGGTCGGCCTGCTGCCGGTGAGCACGATGCTGTTCGGGCAGGCCTCGCTGGTCGGGCCGCTGGCCAATCTGCTGGCGATCCCCTGGTGGAGCCTGGTGGTGGTGCCGCTGGCCCTGCTCGGCACCGCGCTGGAGGCACTGCATGCCGGCACGGGCGTCTGGCTGTGGCGCCTGGCCGCTGCCTGCTTCGACCTGACCTGGCCGTTGTTCGTCGCCCTGGGCGAGAGCCGCTTCGCCCTGCGCTGGCTGCCGGAGGCGCGCGACTGGGCGCTGCCGCTGGCCCTGCTGGGCGCGTTCTGGCTGCTGTTGCCGCGCGCCGTGCCGGGCAAGCCGCTGGCGGCGCTGCTGTGGCTGCCGTTGCTGCACCCGCCACTGGAGCGGCCACGGCCGGGCGAGGTCGATCTGGTGATGTTCGACGTGGGGCAGGGGCTGTCGTTGCTGGTCCGCACCGCCCACCATCAGCTGCTGTACGACACCGGGCCGGCGGTGGAGGACGGCTACGACGCCGGCGAGCGGGTGGTGGTGCCGGCGCTGCATGCGCTTGGCGTGGCGCGGCTGGATCGCGCGGTGATCAGTCATGGCGACAACGATCACGCCGGCGGCCTGGCCGCGGTGCGCGCGGCGTTGCCGGTCGGCCTGGTCCAGGCCCCCGCCGGCGCGCCGTTGCCGGTGGACCGGGCCTGCGTGGCCGGCGAGGCCTGGGAGTGGGATGGGGTGCGCTTCCAATTTCTGCACCCGGCGCGGCACTTTCCCTATCTGCGCAACGAATCCAGTTGCGTGCTGCGCGTGGAGACCGCGCATGGCGCGTTGCTACTGGCCGGCGACATTGGCGACGTGGTCGAGCGCACGCTGCTGCGCGAGGCACCGCAGGCGCTGCGCGCCGACGTGGTGGTGGCGCCGCATCATGGCAGCGCGCATTCCTCGCAGCCGGCCTTCGTCGCCGCCACCAGCGCACGGCTGGTGCTGGTCTCGGCGGCCTACGGCAACCGCTTCGGCCATCCGCATCCGGGCGTGGTGGCGCGCTGGCAGGCCGCCGGCGCCGAGGTCGCCGACACCCCGCAGGGCGGTGCGCTGCGCGTGTGGTTGGGGCGCGCCGGCCTGCAACTGCGCGAGCGGCGGCCCTGGCGGGCGCGGCTGTGGGACGCGGCGGAGCGGGCGCGGGCGGCTGCTATCCTATCGGCCAGTGAACGAACGGCCGAGCGTGCCGGAGGGTTGCGACGTGTGGGAACTGGTCAAGGCCGGTGGCTGGCCGATGGTGCCGTTGCTGCTGTTGGGCGTGGTCGCGCTGGCGATCGTCCTGGAGCGGTTCTGGAGCCTGCGCCGTAG
- the lolD gene encoding lipoprotein-releasing ABC transporter ATP-binding protein LolD yields the protein MGNRESGMQKPQAGAAIRAEGLAKTYAEGKMRTPVFDGLELSVAAGETVAIVGASGAGKSTLLHLLGGLDVPTSGEVYVAGQRMSALTDAARGQLRNRSLGFVYQFHHLLPEFTALENVMMPVLLGGAPMPDADARARALLESVGLGHRLEHKPGELSGGERQRAAVARALVNRPACVLGDEPTGNLDDKTAANVFALMLELNRAQRTSLVLVTHDRSLARKLDRVLELHQGKLRELAPADV from the coding sequence ATGGGGAATCGGGAATCGGGAATGCAGAAGCCACAAGCGGGCGCGGCGATCCGCGCCGAAGGCCTGGCCAAGACCTACGCCGAAGGCAAGATGCGCACGCCGGTGTTCGACGGCCTTGAGCTGAGCGTGGCCGCTGGCGAGACCGTGGCCATCGTCGGCGCGTCCGGTGCCGGCAAGAGCACCTTGCTGCACCTGCTCGGCGGCCTCGACGTGCCGACCTCCGGCGAGGTCTACGTGGCCGGGCAGCGCATGTCGGCGCTGACCGACGCGGCGCGCGGGCAGTTGCGCAACCGCTCGCTGGGCTTCGTCTACCAGTTCCATCACCTGCTGCCCGAGTTCACTGCACTGGAGAACGTGATGATGCCGGTGCTGCTGGGCGGCGCGCCGATGCCCGATGCCGATGCGCGCGCGCGGGCGCTGCTGGAATCGGTGGGCCTGGGCCATCGTCTGGAACACAAGCCGGGCGAGTTGTCCGGCGGCGAGCGCCAGCGCGCCGCGGTGGCGCGTGCCCTGGTCAATCGCCCGGCCTGCGTGCTCGGCGACGAGCCGACCGGCAATCTCGACGACAAGACCGCGGCCAACGTGTTCGCGCTGATGCTCGAACTCAACCGCGCGCAACGCACCAGCCTGGTCCTGGTCACCCACGACCGCAGCCTGGCGCGCAAGCTGGATCGCGTGCTGGAACTGCACCAGGGCAAGCTGCGCGAATTGGCGCCTGCGGACGTTTGA
- the sdhA gene encoding succinate dehydrogenase flavoprotein subunit, whose translation MSAYKITEHKYDMVVVGAGGAGLRATFGLAQKGLQTVCLTKVFPTRSHTVAAQGGISAALGNMGEDDWRYHFYDTIKGSDWLGDQDAIEYMCREAIPAIIELEHYGVPFSRTEDGKIYQRPFGGMTTKYGEGPSAQRTCAAADRTGHAMLHTLYQQSLAHNARFMIEYFALDLIFDEEGACRGVLALDMAEGSLHLFRAHGVVLATGGYGRAYFSATSAHTCTGDGGGLVMRAGLPMQDMEFVQFHPTGIYGAGCLITEGVRGEGGILRNSSGERFMERYAPHYKDLASRDVVSRSMTIEIREGRGVGEHKDHILLDLTHLGPGVIDDKLPGIAESARIFAGVDVHKQPIPVIPTVHYNMGGIPTNYHGEVVRKDGDNPDAVVPGLYAIGEAACVSVHGANRLGSNSLLDLVVFGRAVANRCAETIKTGAPHKGLPGDACDKALGLLDKLRNANGSTPTSVIRDKMQRTMQSDAAVFRTSKTLKEGVDKMADIFASFEDVKVSDRSLVWNSDLIETYELNNLLLNAVATINSAEQRKESRGAHAHEDFPDRDDVNWQKHTLVTVDDKGQCSFDYRPVHMYTLSKDVDVVPPKPRVY comes from the coding sequence ATGTCCGCTTACAAGATCACCGAACACAAGTACGACATGGTCGTGGTCGGCGCCGGCGGCGCCGGCCTGCGCGCGACCTTCGGCCTGGCCCAGAAGGGCCTGCAGACGGTCTGCCTGACCAAGGTCTTCCCGACCCGTTCGCACACCGTGGCCGCGCAGGGCGGCATCTCCGCCGCGCTCGGCAATATGGGCGAGGACGACTGGCGCTACCACTTCTACGACACCATCAAGGGCTCGGACTGGCTGGGCGACCAGGACGCGATCGAGTACATGTGCCGCGAGGCGATCCCGGCGATCATCGAGCTGGAGCACTACGGCGTGCCGTTCAGCCGCACCGAGGACGGCAAGATCTACCAGCGTCCGTTCGGCGGCATGACCACCAAGTACGGCGAAGGCCCGTCCGCGCAGCGCACCTGCGCCGCCGCCGACCGCACCGGCCACGCCATGCTGCACACGCTGTACCAGCAGTCGCTGGCGCACAACGCGCGCTTCATGATCGAGTACTTCGCGCTCGACCTGATCTTCGACGAGGAAGGCGCCTGCCGCGGCGTGCTCGCCCTGGACATGGCCGAAGGCTCGCTGCACCTGTTCCGTGCCCACGGCGTGGTGCTGGCCACCGGCGGCTACGGCCGCGCCTACTTCAGCGCCACCTCGGCGCACACCTGCACCGGCGACGGCGGTGGCCTGGTGATGCGCGCCGGCCTGCCGATGCAGGACATGGAGTTCGTGCAGTTCCACCCGACCGGCATCTACGGCGCCGGCTGCCTGATCACCGAAGGCGTGCGCGGCGAAGGCGGCATCCTGCGCAACAGCAGCGGCGAGCGCTTCATGGAGCGCTACGCGCCGCACTACAAGGATCTGGCCTCGCGCGACGTGGTGTCGCGTTCGATGACCATCGAGATCCGCGAAGGCCGCGGCGTCGGCGAGCACAAGGACCACATCCTGCTCGACCTGACCCACCTCGGCCCGGGCGTGATCGACGACAAGCTGCCCGGCATCGCCGAGAGCGCGCGCATCTTCGCCGGTGTCGACGTGCACAAGCAGCCGATCCCGGTGATCCCGACCGTGCACTACAACATGGGCGGCATCCCCACCAACTACCACGGCGAAGTGGTGCGCAAGGACGGCGACAACCCCGATGCGGTGGTGCCGGGCCTGTACGCCATCGGCGAGGCCGCCTGCGTGTCGGTACACGGTGCCAACCGCCTGGGCTCCAACTCGCTGCTCGACCTGGTGGTGTTCGGCCGCGCGGTGGCCAACCGCTGCGCCGAGACGATCAAGACCGGCGCGCCGCACAAGGGCCTGCCGGGCGACGCCTGCGACAAGGCGCTGGGCCTGCTGGACAAGCTGCGCAACGCCAACGGCAGCACCCCGACCTCGGTGATCCGCGACAAGATGCAGCGCACCATGCAGTCCGACGCGGCGGTGTTCCGCACCAGCAAGACGCTGAAGGAAGGCGTGGACAAGATGGCCGACATCTTCGCCAGCTTCGAGGACGTCAAGGTGTCCGACCGCTCGCTGGTGTGGAACTCCGACCTGATCGAGACCTACGAGCTGAACAACCTGCTGCTCAACGCAGTGGCGACGATCAACTCGGCAGAACAGCGCAAGGAAAGCCGCGGCGCGCACGCCCACGAGGATTTCCCCGACCGCGACGACGTCAACTGGCAGAAGCACACGCTGGTCACCGTCGACGACAAGGGCCAGTGCAGCTTCGACTACCGCCCGGTGCACATGTACACGCTCAGCAAGGACGTGGACGTGGTGCCGCCGAAGCCGCGCGTTTACTGA
- a CDS encoding succinate dehydrogenase iron-sulfur subunit encodes MAEFTLPKNSKIGKGKHFPAKGAKNVRTFKVYRWNPDDDSNPRTDTYEVDLDACGPMVLDALIKIKNEIDPTLTFRRSCREGICGSCAMNIDGTNTLACTKAIADCGKKEVPIYPLPHMSVVKDLVPDLTHFYAQYASIKPWIRTQTPPPPDRERLQSPEDRKKLDGLYECILCACCSTSCPSYWWNGERYLGPAILLQAYRWIIDSRDEDTGARLDDLEDPFKLYRCHTIMNCARTCPKGLNPALAIAEIKKLMMARRA; translated from the coding sequence ATGGCAGAGTTCACCCTCCCCAAGAATTCCAAGATCGGCAAGGGCAAGCACTTTCCCGCCAAGGGCGCGAAAAATGTGCGGACCTTCAAGGTCTACCGGTGGAATCCGGACGACGACAGCAACCCGCGGACCGACACCTACGAGGTGGATCTGGACGCGTGCGGCCCGATGGTTCTGGACGCGCTGATCAAGATCAAGAACGAGATCGACCCGACCCTGACCTTCCGCCGCTCGTGCCGCGAGGGCATCTGCGGGTCGTGCGCGATGAACATCGACGGCACCAACACGCTGGCCTGCACCAAGGCGATCGCCGACTGCGGCAAGAAGGAAGTGCCGATCTACCCGCTGCCGCACATGAGCGTGGTCAAGGATCTGGTGCCGGACCTGACCCACTTCTACGCGCAGTACGCCTCGATCAAGCCGTGGATCCGCACCCAGACTCCGCCGCCGCCGGATCGCGAGCGGCTGCAGTCGCCGGAGGACCGCAAGAAGCTCGACGGCCTGTACGAGTGCATCCTGTGCGCCTGCTGCTCGACCAGCTGCCCGAGCTACTGGTGGAACGGCGAACGTTACCTGGGCCCGGCGATCCTGCTGCAGGCCTACCGCTGGATCATCGACTCGCGCGACGAGGACACCGGTGCGCGTCTGGACGATCTTGAAGATCCGTTCAAGCTATACCGCTGCCACACCATCATGAACTGCGCGCGGACCTGCCCGAAGGGCCTGAACCCGGCGCTGGCGATCGCCGAGATCAAGAAGCTGATGATGGCGCGCCGCGCCTGA
- the sdhD gene encoding succinate dehydrogenase, hydrophobic membrane anchor protein has product MSRYRTPLKNVRGLGAAKTGTEHFVLQRLTATALVPLSIWFLIFVLSLLGSDYVAATEAVAKPWNAILLVGFLIAAFWHAQLGMQVVLEDYVHTSLLALAAQTIVRFVAVLGAIVSIFAVARIALGIA; this is encoded by the coding sequence ATGAGCCGCTATCGCACCCCGTTGAAGAACGTCCGCGGCCTGGGCGCGGCCAAGACCGGCACCGAGCACTTCGTGCTGCAGCGCCTGACCGCCACCGCCCTGGTGCCGCTGTCGATCTGGTTCCTGATCTTCGTGCTGAGCCTGCTCGGTTCGGACTACGTCGCCGCCACCGAGGCCGTGGCCAAGCCGTGGAACGCGATCCTGCTGGTCGGCTTCCTGATCGCGGCGTTCTGGCACGCCCAGCTCGGCATGCAGGTGGTGCTGGAAGACTACGTGCACACCTCGCTGCTGGCCCTGGCCGCGCAGACCATCGTGCGCTTCGTCGCCGTGCTCGGCGCCATCGTCAGCATCTTCGCCGTGGCGCGCATCGCGCTGGGCATCGCCTGA
- the sdhC gene encoding succinate dehydrogenase, cytochrome b556 subunit, whose translation MATRERPLSPHLQVYRWQIQMVTSILNRATGIVLSIGALIIAAGLLALMLGPASWNLFRDIAGAWYGQVFLFGWTWCFAFHLFGGLRHILQDFGQGYAVRAFVTIGWLSVVLSFVLTAAVWAYVLLGATA comes from the coding sequence ATGGCTACGCGCGAACGTCCCCTTTCCCCGCATCTGCAGGTCTATCGCTGGCAGATCCAGATGGTGACCTCGATCCTGAATCGAGCCACCGGCATCGTGCTGTCGATCGGTGCCCTGATCATCGCCGCCGGCCTGTTGGCGCTGATGCTCGGCCCCGCCTCCTGGAATCTCTTCCGCGACATCGCCGGCGCCTGGTACGGCCAGGTGTTCCTGTTCGGCTGGACCTGGTGCTTCGCTTTCCACCTGTTCGGCGGCCTGCGCCACATCCTGCAGGATTTCGGCCAGGGCTACGCGGTCCGCGCCTTCGTCACCATCGGCTGGCTGTCGGTCGTGCTCAGCTTCGTGCTGACCGCCGCGGTGTGGGCCTACGTGCTGCTGGGAGCCACCGCATGA
- a CDS encoding lipoprotein-releasing ABC transporter permease subunit, whose translation MFKPLPVAIGLRYLRAKRRNNFISFISMASILGIALGVTVLITTLAVMSGFQKEIRDRLLQMAAHATVSAQGAPMEDWQHAVDVAMRDKRVAGAAPYVEEEALLTGQRNQPAIVRGILPKEEAKVSVLAQKMKQGSVDSLTPGSYNILLGQELALWLGVGVGDKVVVMLGEPQASPMGMVPRYKRFTVSGIFEAGYNEIDRGLAVTSMPDLQRVLRMGDGVTGVRLKLYDMDQAWNVARDLALNLHGPYMVSDWTRENANLYQSLKMEKTVMGILLSLIIAMGAFNLVSSQVMLVTDKQADIAILRTLGLSPGGVMQVFMVQGTLIGVIGTVAGVIGGIVLTLNLERILAGIEAVFNIKLLPEDVYYITGLPTDMQPHDVMVITIVALLMSFLATLYPAWRAARTQPAEALRYE comes from the coding sequence ATGTTCAAACCCTTACCCGTGGCCATCGGCCTGCGCTATCTGCGCGCCAAGCGCCGCAACAATTTCATCTCCTTCATCTCCATGGCCTCGATCCTCGGCATCGCCCTGGGCGTGACCGTGCTGATCACCACCCTGGCGGTGATGAGCGGGTTCCAGAAGGAGATCCGCGACCGCCTGCTGCAGATGGCCGCGCACGCCACGGTCAGCGCGCAGGGCGCGCCGATGGAGGACTGGCAGCACGCGGTGGACGTGGCCATGCGCGACAAGCGCGTCGCCGGCGCCGCGCCCTACGTCGAGGAGGAGGCCCTGCTCACCGGCCAGCGCAACCAGCCGGCGATCGTCCGCGGCATCCTGCCCAAGGAAGAGGCCAAGGTCTCGGTGCTGGCGCAGAAGATGAAGCAGGGCTCGGTCGACAGCCTGACCCCGGGGTCCTACAACATCCTGCTTGGCCAGGAGCTGGCGCTGTGGCTGGGCGTGGGCGTCGGCGACAAGGTGGTGGTGATGCTGGGCGAGCCGCAGGCCAGCCCGATGGGCATGGTGCCGCGCTACAAGCGCTTCACCGTCAGCGGCATCTTCGAGGCCGGTTACAACGAGATCGACCGCGGCCTGGCGGTGACCAGCATGCCGGACCTGCAGCGCGTGCTGCGCATGGGCGACGGCGTCACCGGCGTGCGCCTGAAGCTGTACGACATGGACCAGGCCTGGAACGTGGCGCGCGACCTGGCGCTGAACCTGCACGGCCCGTACATGGTCAGCGACTGGACCCGCGAGAACGCCAACCTGTACCAGTCGCTGAAAATGGAAAAGACGGTGATGGGCATCCTGCTGTCGCTGATCATCGCGATGGGCGCGTTCAACCTGGTGTCCTCGCAGGTGATGCTGGTGACCGACAAGCAGGCCGACATCGCCATCCTGCGCACGCTGGGACTGAGCCCGGGCGGGGTGATGCAGGTGTTCATGGTGCAGGGCACGCTGATCGGCGTGATCGGCACCGTCGCCGGCGTGATCGGTGGCATCGTGCTGACGCTCAACCTGGAGCGGATCCTGGCCGGCATCGAGGCGGTGTTCAACATCAAGCTGCTGCCGGAGGACGTCTACTACATCACCGGCCTGCCTACCGACATGCAGCCGCACGACGTCATGGTGATCACCATCGTGGCCTTGCTGATGAGCTTCCTGGCCACGCTGTACCCGGCCTGGCGTGCGGCGCGCACGCAGCCGGCGGAGGCGCTGCGCTATGAATGA
- a CDS encoding DUF1674 domain-containing protein translates to MIGQPTPTPESDPETQRPAEDTPPQTEPAPREIGGRGGLEPTRYGDWEKNGRCIDF, encoded by the coding sequence ATGATAGGCCAACCAACCCCCACACCCGAGTCCGATCCCGAAACGCAGCGGCCTGCCGAGGACACCCCTCCGCAGACCGAGCCTGCGCCGCGGGAGATCGGCGGGCGCGGCGGCCTCGAGCCGACGCGCTACGGCGACTGGGAGAAAAACGGACGCTGCATCGATTTTTGA
- a CDS encoding SDR family oxidoreductase: MRKGIALIVGVTGISGYNLANVLVADGWTVYGLARRPVPQEGVIPVAADLLDREATVAALRGLPITHVFFCTWTRRDTEKENVAANGAMLRHLCEGLDGAALQHMALVTGTKHYLGSFEHYGSGKAETPFRESEPRQPGENFYYTLEDLLFDAAARHGFGWSVHRSHTMIGQANGSNAMNMGVTLAVYATLCKHTGQPFVFPGSRAQWDSLTDLTDAGLLGRQLAWAATNPAARNQAFNTVNGDVFRWRWMWGEIAAFFGLDPAPYPEAPMPLQARLQDAAPALWREIAEQHGLVQADVNQLASWWHTDADLGREIECVNDMTKSRDLGFLGYYDSRASFLELFTRLRAQRVIP, encoded by the coding sequence ATGCGCAAGGGCATCGCACTGATCGTCGGAGTCACTGGCATCTCCGGCTACAACCTCGCCAACGTGCTGGTCGCCGACGGCTGGACCGTCTACGGGCTGGCGCGCCGCCCGGTGCCGCAGGAAGGCGTGATCCCGGTGGCGGCCGATCTGCTCGACCGCGAGGCCACCGTGGCCGCGCTGCGCGGGCTACCGATCACCCACGTGTTCTTCTGCACCTGGACGCGGCGCGACACCGAGAAGGAGAACGTCGCCGCCAATGGCGCGATGCTGCGCCACCTGTGCGAAGGCCTGGACGGCGCAGCGCTGCAGCACATGGCGCTGGTCACCGGCACCAAGCACTACCTGGGCTCGTTCGAGCACTACGGCAGCGGCAAGGCGGAGACGCCATTCCGCGAGAGCGAACCGCGGCAGCCGGGCGAGAATTTCTACTACACGCTGGAAGACCTGCTGTTCGACGCCGCCGCGCGCCATGGCTTCGGCTGGAGCGTGCACCGCTCGCACACCATGATCGGCCAGGCCAACGGCAGCAATGCGATGAACATGGGCGTGACCCTGGCGGTGTATGCGACGCTGTGCAAGCACACCGGGCAGCCGTTCGTGTTTCCCGGCTCACGCGCGCAGTGGGACAGCCTCACCGACCTCACCGACGCCGGCCTGCTCGGCCGCCAGTTGGCCTGGGCGGCGACCAATCCGGCCGCACGCAACCAGGCCTTCAACACGGTCAACGGCGACGTGTTCCGCTGGCGCTGGATGTGGGGCGAAATCGCCGCGTTCTTCGGCCTGGACCCTGCCCCCTATCCGGAGGCGCCGATGCCGCTGCAAGCGCGCCTGCAGGACGCCGCGCCGGCCCTATGGCGCGAGATCGCCGAGCAGCATGGGCTGGTGCAGGCGGACGTCAACCAACTCGCCTCGTGGTGGCACACCGATGCCGACCTCGGCCGCGAGATCGAGTGCGTCAACGACATGACCAAGAGCCGCGATCTCGGCTTCCTCGGCTACTACGACAGCCGCGCATCGTTCCTGGAGCTGTTCACGCGACTGCGCGCGCAGCGGGTGATTCCCTGA
- a CDS encoding succinate dehydrogenase assembly factor 2 produces the protein MDESTELKKLRWRCRRGMRELDQLFGRYLDRRWGEASEAERGVFLYLLDCEDDKLWRWFMGYEACPDARAADLIASIRAMPA, from the coding sequence ATGGACGAGAGCACCGAACTGAAGAAGCTGCGCTGGCGCTGCCGCCGCGGCATGCGCGAACTGGACCAGTTGTTCGGCCGCTACCTGGACCGGCGCTGGGGGGAGGCTTCCGAGGCCGAGCGCGGGGTTTTCCTATACCTGCTCGATTGCGAGGACGATAAGTTGTGGCGCTGGTTCATGGGCTACGAGGCCTGTCCCGATGCGCGCGCCGCCGATCTCATCGCTTCCATCCGCGCCATGCCGGCTTGA